TAAAGAATATGAAAAaggtaggaaaagaaaaaagatgaaacgaACAAGATCAGTGTTGAATCACTGGTAGCAAAAGAAGGCATGAAtttagcaaaagaaaaaaagttaaggaTATTGGTGGCTTGTTTTGGATTCATAGCCAGGTTACACAACTTGTGTGTTTTGGATAGACCTTTACCTTGTTAATTgaagattttatgaaaaattgtcACAAGCTAAAATGCTAATTTGATCGTTCTAATTTGATAGAAACTGTGGTGACTGCTTTAGTGTACAATTCTAGATGacatattacatatattttaaacaagaaatatatattttgccaAGACTCTAACACTTAACACTAATATGCTTTATAAAAGTTTTGTCCATCTGAGTTTGGAAATGATGTGGACCGGACTCATGCAGTTGAACCAGCCAAGTCTGCATTTGCAACAAAGGCCAAAGTTCGCCGAGCTATTGAGGCTGAAGGAATTCCTTCACTTATGTGTCAAGCAACTTCTTTGCTGGTTACTTCCTACCCAACTTGTCACAGCCTGGAGCCACAACTGCCCCTAGAAACAGAGTTATATCCTAGGAGATGGAAACCCCAAAGGTAGTATACTATGAATGATGCAGTATTGTATCAAAGATTGACTAGAAATTACTATAAATTTACTTGTCacatttttcttattaacaTTTGCTTCACTAATACCTTGTCGTTTAATGAGCTTGTTACTCTCTGGGAGGGAAAGATTGTTAAAACTCTTGAAAGAATCTATGTTCCAGAAGAACAACTCCTGAAGCAAATTGAAGGTTAGTAAGTGATCATTATTCAGGTTATGTGCTGGATTTAGCAGTGATAACTTAAGTAGCTGGAGGGAGTTCTTAGATTAACCAAGGTTTGATATCTAGGGATTATATTAAAAGGTGTCTGGAATTTTTAAGTTTGGAGACGTTAGGTAAGATAAGAAAGGAATTTAATTTATGTAGTGAGTGCGGTCAgaatttgacagcaaaggaGCTGTCTTCTATCAGCTCTTGTATAAAGGTCTGGAAGAATTAAGAGCGGTCATTTTAGGATCTTTTAGTATATGTCTATGACATCACTAGCTCGGTATGATATCTTTGCATTTGGATATTGTTGAATACCTATTTAAATGGACAATATTTGGTGTACAAATGACCATAGTAGTCAATAGTTTGCTATAGTTAAGTGGAGCTTCCTTGAACCGCTATAAGATTCGAATGGTTGAGCATTTTTCAATAGCAGCCATTGTATCTGTAGTAATGGCTTTTCACATGTTGTAGCGGTGCTATGATTATATCAGCTTCAGAAAACAATTGTTGCCCCTGAAACATTGttgtttgagttttttttgGGGGGTAAAATATTCCAACAAAAGTTAACTTTGTTTTGACCTTTGCTTCTTCACACTTTacaggacttttttttttttgttctattcTTCTTTCTCAAACATTGATTCATATTTCTAGACAGCAGCAAAGATTTGTAACTTTCAATATTCATGGGTACTTGGGATTCAACATTTTATCcctaaagtttcaatttttttggcaacgagcagagaaaaaaaaaaagtgaaatagattcaTAGGTACTTGAGATCCAAAGTTTTTACCCctaaatctcaattttttttaaaagttagtgcaaaaaataaattgttgcttTGTTCAGTGGggcaaaaaaataagttttgaaaCCTCTTTATACTCTCTCTTAATTTgtgttattttgttgttttgtttggttattattattattattattattattattattattattattattattattattattattattattattattattattattattattattattattattattattattattattattattattattattattattattattattattattattattattattattattattattattattattattattattattattattattattattattattattattattattattattattattatgccgGCTCTAGTTGAAGCCCCTTTTTTATTATGTAGATATCCAGCAGGCAAGATTCTTCTTTTGTTTGCTGGTATGCATGTTTGTTTCCtcaaaaaaatgaagttttgaAGGCCCTTTTTTACATTGCGGTGACGGGAGTTAACGTTAATATTTCCTATCTCTTAATTGCTTGTCTcgatttgtttttccctttaatgttattatattcTATGGTATGAAATTTTGGGTATTCTTAGTTTACTTTCTTATCTATTGTGATTCTTTTCATCGGAGTTCATGATGTTTGAAGTTAGAAAATTCTTAAAAGATACCAGTGTTTCAATCCTGATGATAAAAACTGCTAGAAAACCACCTAGTTATTTACttatactaattaaatttatattgtatTCTATGTAGGTTTGCTTTATTCCGCAGTTCTACGGAtcagaatcaaaagatgatTACTTCAGTCTACGAAATGGTTTCAAAAGATGCATGATTTAGTTGTCAAGttgtgtaaatttatttttaataatgtgtatatttaaaattttatattgtaagtataataatagataaatgaaatatttaatgttttggacaattttttattatatattttattatttatttagagttGAAAATTGAtccaattcaaatccaattattAGATTagcttaaaatttgaaaattttattatattattattattcaattttagaCAAACAGGGTAAGTAGTAGATAACCATAATTCAAGTACTTTATGTGCTGCACAATGTTGTTTAGGAAGTTGGCAATGAAGTATTTATCAAAGGAGAATGTGACTAACATATATTGTTTGCCTCAGTTGAAAGTAGCAGATTTCTCCTTTAGCTTTTAAGCTGTTAGCATACCCAGATACTTCAAGTATATTCCAAGGTACTTCTATATCATTGGAATAAGTTGACATTCTACTCCTACACTATATTTAGTGAACATATACTATGTCTTCTATACAATGTGGTATGTATTGGTTTTACTATGTCTTCTATAATAAATCTTTgcttctcttcattttcaggtCTTACCTTTCAAAtaggttattttttatatacaaactTTTTATGTTAATTCCTATAATAACAATTActtgatttgaatttaattattattacccTTCTATTGACTAGCTAATTCCAATTAGTGTGAACTCCTATATAGATTGTATTAATTGATCTCAATCTGAATTACCCTATGACAAAGGTTGTTTTGGAAATGTTGGCTTaggagaaaaagatgatgacatgcAAGTGTTTTACTGCTTTGGTAAGTCAAAAAATAATCCTCTTGTGCTTTGGCTAACTGGTGATCCTGCATGCCCTTCATTTTCAGGTCTTGCCTTTCAACTAGGGAATTTTTTAGATACAAACTTTGTATGTTAATTCCTATAATAAATCCTCGCTGCTCTAAATTTTCAGGTCTTGCCTTTAAAATAGTTGATTTTTTAGATACACACTTTCTATGTTAAATCctataataacaataactagATTTGGATTGTGTTACTATTACCCTTCTATTTGACCAACTAATTCCAACACGTGTAAACTCCTATATAGATTGTATTACTCGATCTGAATCCGATATGAATCACTAAAAAAGCAGTTTTGggaaatagttttataaaaaaaaaaactcttaactGTGGCCTCAAAAATTCCTTCCCAAACTAAATTTTGTggacttaaatataattataaattgataagTGCAATTTATATCCTGATATGAATCTAGAGGGAGTAGTGTAAAAATTCTTGagggtttcctagactatcaattatagaaaaccaacaggatcttgaaatttatggttctcacaaacaatcaataaagaataatagataatgatgtgtacctttctccataggaacttctctctggtgcactttgatttccttgaaaatgagagaaataggatttcacttcctttggcctttcttttctgTCTCTCTCCATTCGTGATGGCTATGGGTGAGAAAAGAGcactttctggtcaggaaggagaccttatttcacgttagtgggtattaagccccttttataaccactactcccatcaagtagcagttaacctagaaacttctcctattaagcccaattacaatttagcccttaatcgttaattatttatttattagtccctactaAGTCAtatgcctctcacatgagacattaattctaacattctcccacttggctcatgtgacattaataaacattatggactaaataaataaatagattaactaacataatgcgcattaaaaattgactaaattgttttatacattgggtacatcataatttcatgattaagaataggaaccaattcgagtcatggcggttgtacatcatctaatcgacatagtcccttccatgtactacaaattagtcttctccttaatatgaccattagttaggagtacataattggtccaacataatgtcttcattcaagacaaaacctgttaacattacttTAACACAAaaatgcatgcaaacatagagaacaggtaatcagaaacatatcataattgagctcagagtgtcagcaaaattacataaggtaaattacacttaatgatcatcaataacaataatgcccatactttcaacatgttctataaatgtcttgggcggtaatccctttgtcaaagggtcaactatcataagCTTTGTcctaatatgttctattgacactctttaTTTCTGAACTTCTTCTTTCACGGCAAAGTACTTTAATtccatatgcttagcacccgtagagtacttgtcgttcttaGAAAAGAATATTGCTgcggagttatcacaatacattttcagcggcctagcaatactgtcgacaattccaagccctgaaataaagttccgcAACCAATTAGCCTaaattgtagcctcaaaacatgctacaaattcaGCTTCCATGGTGGATGCAGCAACAACTGATTGTTTTGCACTCTTCCATGATATTGCTCCTCCGGCTAAGAGAAATACAAAGCCAAGAGTGGATTTTCTTGTATCCACACatccagcaaagtctgagtctgaaTATCCAATCACCTCTAGGTGATCAGACCTCTTATATGTAAGCATGTGGTCTTTTGTTCCCTGTAAGTATCTCAGaactttctttgcagctttccaATGTTCCATTcctggattactttgatatcttcccaaCATTCTGGTTGCAAAGCTTATATCTGGTCGAGTGCAAGTCTGAGCATACATAATACTCccaacaactgatgcatacgGAATTGCTTCCATTTGCTTCCGTTCCAGATCATTTTTAGGACATTGtgcgagactaaatttgtctcctttctgAATTGGAACGGGAGATGCTGAACACTTTTCCATCCTAAATCTCTCTAGTACTTCATTGATATATGCTTTTTGAGAcaagcctaacaatccttgtgatctatttcggaatatttctatccctatcacatagcttgcctcacccatatccttcatttcaaagttactagaaagaaacttcttagtctcatgaagaagaccaagatcattagttgcaagcaaTACATCATCAACATACAGGACTAGAAAcataaccttactcccactgaccttcagatatACACACCGATCAACAGTGTTTTCCTTAAATCCaaaaggaaacaatggtatcattaaatttcaaataccattggcgggaagcttgCTTAAGACCGTATATTGATTTCATTAAtttgcacaccatgtgttccttCCCTTCAACTGAGAATCCCATTGGTTAGTCCATATAAACATcctcctctaaatctccattcAAAAAGgtagttttcacatccatctgatgtagctctaagtcataatgggctactaatgccatgataatcctgaaagaatcctttcgtgagactggtgaaaacgtctctttataatcaatgccatctttctgagtaaatcccttagcaacaagtgtagccttgtaacgttcaaggttgccatgagagtcacgtttagtcttgaagacccacttacaaccaactctcttacaaccctttggtaattctacaaggtcccaaacaccattatgttccatggaatctatctcttctttcatggcatttaaccacttctcagaattatcacaacttacagcttgtgaaaatgaaactggatcattatcat
The genomic region above belongs to Glycine max cultivar Williams 82 chromosome 14, Glycine_max_v4.0, whole genome shotgun sequence and contains:
- the LOC121173448 gene encoding secreted RxLR effector protein 161-like gives rise to the protein MEKCSASPVPIQKGDKFSLAQCPKNDLERKQMEAIPYASVVGSIMYAQTCTRPDISFATRMLGRYQSNPGMEHWKAAKKVLRYLQGTKDHMLTYKRSDHLEVIGYSDSDFAGCVDTRKSTLGFVFLLAGGAISWKSAKQSVVAASTMEAEFVACFEATI